In the genome of Pseudanabaena mucicola str. Chao 1806, the window GCAAAATTCCCTATCCTTGGCAATTTAAAAAGTCAGAAGGTGCATCCGAAGCCAAAGCTTTAATAGAGGCAATTACTGGGAGCATCTCAGTTTGACGTTAAGTACAAATACTTAGGAGAATAGAGATAAGATGATAGAAGCAAAATTCTGTCCCGAAGTAAATTACACCCGAAGACCAACAAAAGCTAGAAGAATACTGCTAAGGAATTGCCGCAATACTGTATCGAAATGCAGAGGCAAAGAATATTGAGCAGCTAAAGACCTTGGAAGGCATAGAACTAGCAGTACAAGAGCAAATGCTAGAAAATGTTAGCCCCAAAATCGGTGTTTTTTTCCAGAGAAGCAGTGGAACAAAAGCAGGAAAAGAGAGCCATCTGAAAAGTTGTATTGGTGAATTGCCAATCACCAGCAAGCAAGCAAAACAACTAAAAGAAAGAGCAAGAACCCAGCTTAGTCCAAACATGGAAAAATGCTGCTTGCTCACCAGTGGCAATGAGTCCTAGGCAAGAGCAACGAAAAACATTCAAGTCCTAATTGAGCGTATACAGCAACAGCCATTAGCAGAGATTGTCTCTTGTCTGGGGGATGGACATGACGGTATTTAGAATGTGAGCTATTTACGCAAAAATTGTCTGTGGATTCCTGAATATAGTTACCTCCATCACCTTGGTTTAACTATTGTCTCTGGTGCTGTCGAATCTTCGATTAAGCAAATTGGGCGGCGCATTAAGATTTCTGGCGCTCAATGGAATCAAAAAAAAATCCCACAAGTTTTGACGCATCGCTGTGCTTATCTCAATGGTTTGCTTGATTCTCCTATGTGTTCCTATTCAGTGCCAAACTAAGATGCTCCCATTTAAAACGGGCTTTGAGAGATGGTTTGAGTAGCAAATCATCTCTCAAAGCCCAAAAGTAAAAGCCTTACTTAGCAAGGCTTTTACTTTTGGACTTTTAAAATTTGCCAACTTAGCCCAAACTGACGTTAAATTTTGTCTTGCTTTCTAAATTTATTATGACTTACCCAATAAGCGATCGCGCAAAGCCTTGATCTTGTCACGCAAAGCCGCCGCCTGTTCAAACTCTTGCTTTTTAGCGGCATCCTTCATTTGGGCTTCTAACTGCTCAATGATGGCGGGAATGTCATCTAGGGAAACTTCTTTTGCATTGTTGACTACATACTCAAGCTGACGCTCATTGAGTCGGCGTGACACTGAAAGGAAATCAAGAATTGCATTACCTTCAACTGACTTCACAATTGACCTTGGCGTAATTTGGTGATCTTTGTTGTATTTAATCTGAATGCATCGGCGACGTTCAGTTTCAGAAATTGCTTTTTCCATGCTGTTAGTTAGGCGATCGGCATACATAATCACCTGTCCCGATACATTTCTTGCGGCTCTACCGATAGTCTGGATCAACGATCTCTCAGCTCTTAAGAAACCTTCCTTATCAGCATCCAAAATCGCTACTAGTGATACCTCAGGTAGGTCTAGCCCTTCACGGAGAAGGTTTACGCCTATTAGAACATCAAATTCTCCTTTCCTCAGTGCTTGGAGAATTTCAATTCGTTCAATAGATTTAATGTCGGAATGGAGATAGCGGACAGAGAGATGTCTTTCTTGGAAATAGGTAGTTAAATCCTCTGCCATTTTCTTGGTTAGGGTGGTAATTAAGACCCGTTCTTTCTTCTTTAAACGTAATTGAATTTCATGATAGAGATCGTCAACTTGTCCATCCGTTGGACGAACAAAAATCTCAGGATCGACTACACCAGTTGGGCGAATAATCTGCTCGACTACCTGTTCCGACACTTCCATTTCCCAATCTCCTGGGGTTGCCGAAACAAATATGCATTGTTTGACTATATCCCAAAATTCATCAGATTTGAGAGGTCGATTATCCGCTGCGCTGGGCAAACGAAAGCCATGATCGATTAGAGTCATTTTCCTTGCGCGATCGCCATTATACATACCACGAATTTGAGGAATGGAAACATGAGACTCATCGACAATCAGTAACCAATCATCTTTGGGGAAATAGTCCACCAAACAAGCAGGCGGATCACCTGCTTCTCTTCCTGCGAGATGACGTGAATAGTTTTCTACGCCATTACAGAAGCCTACCTCTCGTAATAGTTCCAAATCATACTTGGTGCGTTGTTCTAGACGTTGTGCCTCTAGCAATTTACCAGCATTGGTTAATTCTTCTAATCTTTCCTCTAGTTCCTTTTTGATATCTGCACAGGCAATTTCAAGGCGCTCAGCAGGTGTGACAAAGTGCCTTGCGGGATAGATATTCAAGGCTTCCATGCTTTGCAAGATTTCACCTGTTACAGGATCAACATAGCGAATAGCTTCGATCTCATCGCCAAAAAATTCGATACGAATAGTGCGATCTTCGTAGGCGGGACCAATCTCTAAAATGTCGCCTTTGACTCGGAATTTGCCGCGACCTAGTTCGATATCATTGCGCTCGTATTGAATATTGGTTAATGCTTTGAGCAATTCTCTTTGGTCATATTCCACGCCTACAGCAAGGGGAATTGAGGCTTTGAGATATTCTTCGGGAATCCCTAGACCATAGATGCAACTTACTGAAGCAACCACAATGACATCTTTGCGCTCGAATAGCGATCGCGTGGCGGAGTGGCGTAGCATATCAATTTCATCGTTAATCGAGGCTGTTTTCTCGATGTATGTATCGGTGACGGGAATATAGGCTTCTGGCTGATAATAGTCGTAATAGCTGATGAAATATTCAACAGCATTATTAGGAAAGAATTCACGCAATTCGTTACATAGCTGCGCTGCTAAGGTTTTGTTGTGTGCAAGTACAAGGGTAGGCTTTTGATATTTGGCGATCGCATTAGCGACAGTCATTGTTTTGCCAGTACCTGTAGCGCCAAGCAGAGTCTGATAGCGCATTCCTTTTTGCAAACCATCAAGCAGTTGAGTGATCGCTTTGGGTTGATCGGCAGTAGGCTGCCAAGGGGTACGAATGTCGAACAGAGCCATGAGGTTAGAAATTGAGAGAGAACGCTATCAAGATTAAATGTCTCTATCATATCAAACCTTAATTTTATCTATTTTAGTTTTATATAGTAACTACTCAGGCTAAAGATTTAATTCAAGCTAAAGATTTAATAATATTTTCCAAGAAGTAATCAAGGAAGAAGTAGGATTTGAAGAATAAAGCCAGAGCGAATCGTAATCGAGATGAAAGAGAGTCCACCAAAGCAAAGAATCAGTAGAGAAGAGATCCGAGGGATCTATCAACAAGGCGAAGAAGCTGTTATTGCTTTGGTGGAAGGACTATTGCACAAGATAGAGCAACTAGAAGAGCGATTAGAAGTATTAGAAAATCAGGCAAAGAAAGATAGTCAAAACAGTAGCAAACCACCATCAAGTGACGGATTTGGAAAGCGAACAAAAAGCTTGCGAGGAAAAAGTGAACGGCAAAGCGGAGGACAAATTGGGCATGAAGGCAACACCTTAGAGTGGCGAGAAGAAATCGATGAAACCATCGTGCATCGGGTAGACCAGTGCGAAAGTTGCGGAGCCTCGTTAGTAGGCACAGAGATATTAAATTGGGACTTGAGACAAGTGCATGATTTACCACCAATAGTCCTAAAAGTAACAGAACATCAAGCCGAAGTAAAATGCTGTAACCACTGCGGATTATTAAATCGCGGAAAATTTCCAGCCGATGTGAGCAACGTAGTGCAGTATGGATCAGGACTAAAGGGATTAATAGTCTATCTGATGGAGGGACAATTACTGCCAACAGAGAGGGTGCGGGAACTAATCAGCGAAATATTTGACTGCAAACTATCGGAAGGGACAATCTACAACGCAAGAGAATATTGCTATGGGCAATTAGAAACCGTAGAACAGTATCTAAAAGAGGGGATACAAGCTGCCGAAGTAGGACATTTTGACGAAACAGGGATGCGGGTCAAAGGAAAACTGATGTGGTTGCATGTGGCAAGTACATCAGGGTTAACTGAGAT includes:
- a CDS encoding DUF6444 domain-containing protein, whose amino-acid sequence is MKESPPKQRISREEIRGIYQQGEEAVIALVEGLLHKIEQLEERLEVLENQAKKDSQNSSKPPSSDGFGKRTKSLRGKSERQSGGQIGHEGNTLEWREEIDETIVHRVDQCESCGASLVGTEILNWDLRQVHDLPPIVLKVTEHQAEVKCCNHCGLLNRGKFPADVSNVVQYGSGLKGLIVYLMEGQLLPTERVRELISEIFDCKLSEGTIYNAREYCYGQLETVEQYLKEGIQAAEVGHFDETGMRVKGKLMWLHVASTSGLTEILHHSQKL
- the uvrB gene encoding excinuclease ABC subunit UvrB — translated: MALFDIRTPWQPTADQPKAITQLLDGLQKGMRYQTLLGATGTGKTMTVANAIAKYQKPTLVLAHNKTLAAQLCNELREFFPNNAVEYFISYYDYYQPEAYIPVTDTYIEKTASINDEIDMLRHSATRSLFERKDVIVVASVSCIYGLGIPEEYLKASIPLAVGVEYDQRELLKALTNIQYERNDIELGRGKFRVKGDILEIGPAYEDRTIRIEFFGDEIEAIRYVDPVTGEILQSMEALNIYPARHFVTPAERLEIACADIKKELEERLEELTNAGKLLEAQRLEQRTKYDLELLREVGFCNGVENYSRHLAGREAGDPPACLVDYFPKDDWLLIVDESHVSIPQIRGMYNGDRARKMTLIDHGFRLPSAADNRPLKSDEFWDIVKQCIFVSATPGDWEMEVSEQVVEQIIRPTGVVDPEIFVRPTDGQVDDLYHEIQLRLKKKERVLITTLTKKMAEDLTTYFQERHLSVRYLHSDIKSIERIEILQALRKGEFDVLIGVNLLREGLDLPEVSLVAILDADKEGFLRAERSLIQTIGRAARNVSGQVIMYADRLTNSMEKAISETERRRCIQIKYNKDHQITPRSIVKSVEGNAILDFLSVSRRLNERQLEYVVNNAKEVSLDDIPAIIEQLEAQMKDAAKKQEFEQAAALRDKIKALRDRLLGKS